The Benincasa hispida cultivar B227 chromosome 9, ASM972705v1, whole genome shotgun sequence genome has a segment encoding these proteins:
- the LOC120085138 gene encoding O-fucosyltransferase 16 — translation MAFQRRRNHYYHRFRFLIPFISTIFGGLLLFFALLSFLAPSPNDSDHHRRIPPVQFNAASDVAIGVSHFRVPRNGARSGRDLWTSRNAKFYSGCSNASNKFQKANAITHPNRYLLIATSGGLNQQRTGITDAVVAARILNATLVVPKLDQKSFWRDSSNFSEIFDVDWFVSFLSKDVKIIHQLPKRGGKTWNTHSMRVPRKCSERCYQSRVLPVLLKRHAIQLSKFDYRLANKLETDLQKLRCRVNYHALKFTYPIQRMGEKLVHRMRARSNHYIALHLRFEPDMLAFSGCYYGGGEKERRELGAIRRRWKTLHQVSNPDKERRHGKCPLTPEEVGLMLRALGYGQDVHIYVASGEVYGGEETLAPLKALFPNFHSKETIASKAELDKFSSYSSRMAALDFIVCDESDVFVTNNNGNMARILAGRRRYFGHKPTIRPNAKKLYRLFLNRANMTWGAFSSRVRTYQRGFMGEPNEVRPGRGEFHENPSPCICEDAKPHVKSDSGPRKYAKGDITPRRDEPAALDDQNNNYEPEWPDSEEEEDQVDFQDKGPFNATSLDYDAINSEEPELEEMLSD, via the exons ATGGCTTTTCAGCGGCGGCGCAACCATTATTATCATCGTTTTAGATTCTTGATCCCATTCATATCTACCATTTTTGGTGGTCTGCTTCTATTCTTTGCACTTCTCTCTTTTCTCGCTCCTTCTCCTAATGATTCCGACCATCACCGCCGCATTCCTCCG GTTCAGTTCAATGCTGCTTCCGACGTGGCGATTGGAGTTTCGCATTTTCGTGTTCCG CGCAATGGAGCGAGATCCGGTCGTGATCTTTGGACTTCCAGAAATGCCAAGTTCTACTCTGGATGTAGTAATGCTAGCAACAAGTTTCAGA AAGCTAATGCTATCACGCATCCGAATCGTTACTTGCTGATTGCAACTAGTGGAGGTTTAAATCAACAAAGAACTGGG ATAACAGATGCAGTTGTTGCAGCACGTATATTAAATGCTACACTTGTTGTCCCTAAGCTTGATCAGAAGTCCTTTTGGAGGGATTCCAG CAACTTTTCAGAGATCTTTGATGTTGATTGGTTCGTATCATTCCTGTCAAAAGATGTGAAAATCATTCATCAGCTACCAAAGAGGGGTGGGAAAACATGGAATACACACTCAATGCGTGTCCCCAGGAAGTGTAGTGAAAGATGTTATCAGAGCCGCGTATTACCTGTTCTCTTGAAAAGGCAT GCTATTCAACTCTCCAAGTTCGATTATAGACTAGCAAACAAGTTGGAGACAGATTTACAGAAACTGAGATGTAGAGTTAACTACCATGCTTTGAAATTCACTTACCCAATACAGAGAATGGGTGAAAAACTGGTCCATCGAATGCGGGCAAGAAGCAATCATTACATTGCTTTGCACCTCAG GTTTGAGCCAGATATGCTAGCATTCTCAGGTTGCTATTATGGTGGAGGtgaaaaggaaagaagagaacTTGGAGCTATCCGAAGGCGATGGAAAACCTTACAT cAAGTAAGCAATCCTGATAAAGAAAGGAGGCATGGAAAATGTCCACTGACACCAGAAGAGGTTGGTTTGATGCTGAGAGCACTTGGATATGGGCAGGATGTTCATATCTATGTGGCATCTGGAGAAGTATATGGAGGGGAAGAGACACTAGCCCCTTTGAAAGCCCTTTTTCCTAATTTCCATTCGAAAGAGACCATAGCTTCCAAGGCAGAATTGGACAAATTTTCTTCATATTCTTCTCGCATGGCTGCACTTGATTTCATTGTCTGCGATGAGAGTGATGTGTTTGTCACCAACAATAATGGCAATATGGCAAGAATATTGGCTGGAAGAAG AAGGTACTTCGGACACAAGCCAACCATTCGTCCAAATGCCAAGAAACTCTATAGGTTGTTCTTGAATAGAGCCAACATGACATGGGGAGCATTTTCCTCCAGGGTTAGAACTTATCAGAGAGGCTTTATGGGAGAGCCAAATGAGGTGAGGCCAGGCAGGGGTGAATTTCATGAAAACCCATCGCCTTGTATATGTGAAGATGCCAAGCCTCATGTAAAGTCTGATTCAGGACCCAGAAAATATGCTAAGGGTGATATTACACCGAGGAGAGATGAGCCTGCAGCACTAGACGACCAAAACAACAATTATGAGCCAGAATGGCCCGACTCGGAGGAAGAGGAAGATCAAGTTGACTTTCAAGATAAAGGTCCATTCAATGCAACAAGTTTGGACTATGATGCAATTAACTCTGAGGAGCCTGAATTGGAAGAGATGCTCTCAGACTAA
- the LOC120086721 gene encoding uncharacterized protein LOC120086721 — MERQNFRLQKSSFFSSAIDFFMAFRRSFTDVDCRLLFLILTPLSLIVFFSTTIVPEIPFSTFAPLRSFIAGATFQRPRQSNTPTHDSSSFGISPTQPPRGPVRKKMKIELQNSKMAVCLVGGARRFEVTGPSVMEKILKEYPNADLFLHSPLDQNTFKLSYLKTAPKIAAVRIFEPRPIPETESQLRVLTAKNSPNGIQGLLQYFHLVEGCLTMIRAYQQRNNFTYDWVVRTRVDGFWNAPLRPEYFISSHYVVPSGSSYGGLNDRLGVGDLNTSIVALSRLALISKLDAAGFRQLNSETAFKAQLTTGGVPFVTMRLPFCIVTERQYEFPPRRFGVPVAAMSSRGPLSGAKCRPCRAACEGECVGKVMDSLERGWSWTDWENGTMGLCNASGDWEMGWEKIYEDMVGTETADVSWNNIQKMKMRECSEGFNEMKRRSGIWDSPNGEEICRLGFRI; from the exons ATGGAAAGGCAAAATTTCAGACTCCAAAAATCCTCCTTCTTCTCTTCCGCCATTGATTTCTTCATGGCCTTTCGAAGGTCCTTTACGGATGTCGATTGCCGTCTCCTCTTTCTCATCCTAACTCCTCTCTCTCTCATCGTCTTTTTCTCCACCACCATCGTCCCTGAGATTCCGTTTTCCACTTTCGCGCCGCTTCGATCCTTCATCGCCGGCGCTACGTTTCAACGGCCTCGCCAATCCAATACTCCCACTCACGATTCTTCTTCCTTTGGTATTTCTCCGACTCAGCCTCCTAGAGGAccggtgaggaagaagatgaagatcgaGTTACAGAATTCGAAAATGGCGGTGTGTTTAGTCGGCGGCGCGAGGAGGTTTGAGGTTACCGGACCGTCCGTTATGGAGAAGATTCTGAAGGAGTATCCGAACGCGGACTTGTTTTTGCACAGTCCGCTTGATCAGAACACGTTCAAGTTATCCTACTTGAAAACTGCGCCGAAAATCGCCGCCGTCAGAATCTTTGAGCCGAGACCAATTCCGGAGACTGAGTCGCAACTCCGAGTTCTCACGGCGAAGAACTCGCCCAACGGCATCCAG GGGCTTTTACAGTATTTCCATTTGGTAGAAGGATGCCTTACAATGATCCGCGCGTACCAACAACGCAACAACTTCACATACGATTGGGTTGTACGGACACGTGTCGACGGTTTCTGGAACGCCCCACTCCGACCCGAATACTTCATCTCCAGCCATTACGTGGTGCCGTCGGGATCCTCCTACGGCGGACTCAACGACCGCCTCGGCGTCGGAGACCTCAACACCTCCATCGTCGCTCTTTCACGCCTtgctctgatttccaaactggaCGCCGCCGGATTCCGCCAACTGAACTCGGAAACCGCCTTCAAGGCCCAGCTAACCACGGGGGGCGTCCCATTTGTGACAATGCGTTTGCCGTTTTGTATAGTGACGGAACGACAGTACGAATTTCCTCCGAGGAGATTTGGAGTACCGGTGGCGGCGATGTCGAGTCGAGGGCCTCTGAGCGGGGCGAAGTGTAGGCCGTGTAGGGCGGCGTGTGAGGGTGAGTGCGTAGGGAAGGTTATGGATTCGTTAGAAAGAGGATGGAGTTGGACGGATTGGGAAAATGGGACAATGGGACTGTGCAATGCGAGTGGAGATTGGGAAATGGGGTGGGAGAAAATATACGAAGATATGGTTGGAACAGAAACGGCGGATGTGAGTTGGAATAATATtcagaagatgaagatgaggGAATGTAGTGAAGGttttaatgaaatgaaaagacGAAGTGGGATTTGGGATTCTCCAAATGGGGAGGAGATTTGTAGGTTGGGTTTTAGAATTTAG